In Synergistaceae bacterium, the following proteins share a genomic window:
- a CDS encoding gamma-glutamylcyclotransferase, translating to MTSKYYIAYGSNLSVEQMEKRTPDAVIVGTGILHGWRLLFRQFATIQENENFDTPVLVWKISAQDEKNLDRYEGFPRFYRKKNLIVHVKSLDGEDLGELTAMVYIMTSRAVNSRFANPLPSDYYYFVLFDRRSQ from the coding sequence ATGACAAGTAAATATTATATTGCGTATGGCAGTAATCTTTCAGTCGAGCAAATGGAAAAGAGAACCCCTGACGCTGTAATTGTAGGGACTGGAATTTTACACGGCTGGCGGTTATTGTTTCGGCAGTTTGCGACGATTCAAGAAAATGAAAATTTTGATACGCCGGTGCTTGTCTGGAAGATTTCTGCGCAAGATGAGAAAAATTTAGACAGGTATGAGGGATTTCCGCGCTTTTACCGAAAGAAAAATTTGATAGTTCATGTCAAGTCTCTTGATGGTGAAGATTTAGGCGAATTGACTGCTATGGTTTATATAATGACTTCTAGGGCTGTGAATTCTCGATTTGCAAATCCCCTGCCAAGCGATTATTATTACTTTGTTTTGTTTGATAGGCGGTCTCAGTAA
- a CDS encoding amidoligase family protein: protein MNYKETSNHSRNRVEMNNITRRKAAKLAAEFFGTGNYHNTAARNDYMTWSAWDSQGREWKFQRDVSIAGNDSEKCELVTPILHYEDIERLQNLLRVLRKAGAMSSPSRGF from the coding sequence ATGAATTATAAAGAAACAAGCAATCATAGTAGAAATAGAGTAGAAATGAACAACATTACCCGCCGTAAAGCAGCCAAACTCGCAGCAGAGTTTTTCGGAACTGGAAATTATCACAACACAGCAGCACGCAATGACTACATGACTTGGAGCGCATGGGACTCACAGGGACGCGAATGGAAATTTCAGCGCGATGTAAGCATTGCAGGTAACGACTCGGAAAAATGCGAACTTGTTACTCCGATACTTCACTACGAAGACATCGAGAGACTGCAAAATTTATTAAGAGTTTTACGCAAGGCAGGAGCTATGAGTTCACCATCAAGAGGATTTTGA
- a CDS encoding helix-turn-helix domain-containing protein has translation MDISEFVSIDEAAEILGYNKSNVGLLCRQGKFDGTIRIGKRWLIPRKSVENYKPGPQGFAAIWARRHKEEESEIENENFDNLSDDDRQHEIEKLYQELRIAEEKNLNLLRQIDLMRRKLHKLLKK, from the coding sequence ATGGATATATCCGAATTTGTATCAATAGACGAGGCAGCCGAAATTTTAGGCTATAACAAGAGCAATGTCGGACTTCTTTGCAGACAAGGAAAATTTGACGGGACAATTAGAATAGGTAAACGCTGGCTAATCCCGCGAAAATCAGTCGAGAATTACAAGCCCGGACCTCAGGGTTTTGCGGCAATCTGGGCACGGAGGCACAAAGAAGAGGAATCAGAAATTGAGAACGAAAATTTTGATAATTTGAGCGATGATGATAGGCAACACGAAATCGAAAAGTTATATCAGGAATTGCGAATTGCCGAAGAAAAAAATCTGAATCTCCTCCGGCAAATTGATTTAATGCGTAGAAAACTTCATAAATTGCTGAAAAAATAG